One Granulicella sp. 5B5 DNA window includes the following coding sequences:
- the ispF gene encoding 2-C-methyl-D-erythritol 2,4-cyclodiphosphate synthase codes for MSMRIGLGFDSHAFKEGVPLVIGGLKIDHPQGLAGHSDGDLLLHAITDALLGAVCAGDIGTFFPPTDPKWKGADSTVFLETALEEIALAGYKIVNLDCVLIMHRPKIVPIAAEMRERVADLLGLELNQVSIKGKTPEGLPQDGTAVAHVVVLLESLDNGESGRKLALHADRPTESDIEAAITSIAAQPRDISALGRKVPAFDTDDLT; via the coding sequence ATGAGCATGCGCATCGGCCTCGGCTTCGACTCCCACGCCTTCAAGGAAGGCGTCCCTCTCGTCATCGGCGGCCTGAAGATCGACCACCCCCAGGGACTCGCGGGCCACTCCGACGGCGACTTGCTGCTGCATGCCATCACCGACGCCCTGCTCGGCGCGGTCTGCGCCGGCGACATCGGCACCTTCTTTCCGCCGACCGACCCCAAGTGGAAGGGTGCCGACTCGACCGTCTTCCTAGAAACCGCGCTCGAAGAGATCGCGCTGGCTGGCTACAAGATCGTCAACCTCGACTGCGTGCTCATCATGCACCGCCCAAAGATCGTCCCCATCGCCGCCGAGATGCGCGAGCGCGTCGCCGACCTGCTGGGCCTCGAGCTGAACCAGGTGAGCATCAAGGGCAAGACGCCCGAGGGCCTGCCGCAGGACGGCACCGCCGTGGCACACGTTGTCGTGCTGCTGGAGTCGCTCGACAACGGCGAGAGCGGCAGGAAACTCGCGCTGCATGCCGACCGTCCCACCGAAAGTGACATCGAAGCCGCCATCACCTCCATCGCAGCGCAGCCGCGCGACATCTCCGCGCTGGGCCGCAAGGTACCCGCCTTCGATACCGACGACCTGACATAA
- the tilS gene encoding tRNA lysidine(34) synthetase TilS, whose product MAVNKPFLAWDRQLLRAGDRVCVAVSGGADSTALLLALLEANAEKTPLGIVVSAAHVHHGLRGADADADEAFVRELCERLQVPLQVFRVDTAARQAAEREGLEEAARELRYDALRGLLRQGLADAVATAHTLDDQAETVMMKLLRGAWTEGLGGISPEVKGSGVRDQGSESGRVIRPLLGVRRAEIESFLNSREQGWREDATNRDLSLTRNRVRHELMPVLRGFNPSVDDALARLAAIARDEESYWQAEVARLLPQVLLPGKPVRGGGRAVSTAVGEQSCAVEVARLAAMPAAVRRRVVRALGREVGSRLTAEETAKVLALAGFGGVAGVTGRIGSRLELREGLRVERSARELRFWRNGV is encoded by the coding sequence ATGGCGGTAAATAAACCATTTTTGGCATGGGACCGGCAGCTGCTGCGGGCTGGCGACCGGGTTTGCGTGGCCGTCAGCGGCGGGGCGGACTCGACCGCGCTGCTGCTGGCGCTGTTGGAGGCCAACGCCGAAAAGACGCCGCTGGGCATCGTGGTCAGCGCGGCGCACGTGCACCACGGCCTGCGTGGGGCCGACGCCGATGCCGACGAGGCCTTTGTCCGGGAGCTGTGCGAACGGCTGCAGGTGCCGCTACAGGTCTTTCGCGTGGATACTGCCGCTCGGCAGGCTGCTGAGCGCGAGGGGCTGGAGGAGGCCGCGCGCGAGCTGCGCTATGACGCCCTACGGGGGCTGCTGCGGCAGGGGCTGGCCGATGCTGTCGCCACGGCGCATACCCTCGACGACCAGGCCGAGACAGTGATGATGAAGCTGTTGCGCGGCGCGTGGACGGAGGGGCTTGGCGGCATCTCGCCGGAGGTAAAGGGGTCGGGGGTAAGGGATCAGGGATCAGAAAGCGGCAGAGTGATTCGGCCTCTGCTGGGGGTGCGCCGTGCGGAGATTGAGTCGTTTCTCAACAGCCGGGAGCAGGGCTGGCGCGAGGACGCGACGAACCGGGATCTCTCGCTGACGCGGAACCGGGTGCGGCATGAACTGATGCCAGTACTGCGCGGGTTTAATCCATCGGTAGACGACGCACTGGCGCGGCTGGCAGCCATCGCTCGCGACGAGGAGAGCTACTGGCAGGCGGAGGTTGCGCGGCTGCTGCCGCAGGTACTGTTGCCCGGCAAGCCAGTGCGGGGCGGTGGCAGGGCTGTCAGCACGGCTGTCGGCGAGCAGAGCTGCGCTGTGGAAGTCGCGCGGCTGGCGGCTATGCCTGCGGCGGTCCGGCGGCGCGTGGTGCGGGCGCTGGGCAGGGAGGTTGGTTCGCGGCTGACTGCCGAGGAGACCGCGAAGGTGCTGGCGCTGGCGGGCTTCGGCGGGGTGGCGGGGGTGACGGGCAGGATCGGCAGCCGGCTGGAGCTGCGCGAAGGGCTGCGGGTAGAGCGCTCCGCCCGCGAGCTCCGGTTCTGGCGGAACGGTGTCTAA
- a CDS encoding glucose 1-dehydrogenase yields MSKLTGKVAVVTGASKGIGAAIAKSLAAAGASVVVNYASSKEGADKVVAEITKAGGKAVAVGGSVAKPAEAQSIIDAAIKSFGKLDVLVNNSGVYEFAPLEAVTPEHFHKQFDVNVLGLLLVTQAAVKHLPKGGSIINIGSLVSRVTPPASAVYSATKGAVDVITGVLSLELGSKGIRVNSLNPGLVETEGTHTAGFIGSDFDKQHAASVPFGRIGQPQDIADAAVLLASDESGWINGQLINAAGGAR; encoded by the coding sequence ATGAGCAAGCTTACAGGTAAAGTCGCAGTCGTTACGGGCGCGTCGAAAGGCATTGGTGCCGCTATTGCCAAGTCGCTCGCAGCCGCTGGCGCCTCGGTTGTTGTGAACTACGCATCGAGCAAGGAAGGCGCGGACAAGGTTGTTGCCGAGATCACCAAGGCAGGCGGCAAAGCCGTCGCGGTTGGCGGCAGCGTCGCCAAGCCAGCGGAAGCGCAGAGCATCATCGACGCTGCAATCAAGAGCTTCGGCAAGCTCGACGTGCTGGTCAACAACTCGGGCGTCTACGAGTTCGCGCCGCTCGAGGCGGTCACACCGGAGCACTTCCACAAGCAGTTCGACGTCAACGTGCTCGGCCTTCTGCTGGTCACGCAGGCCGCGGTGAAGCACCTCCCCAAGGGCGGCAGCATCATCAACATCGGTTCGCTCGTCAGCCGCGTTACGCCTCCGGCCAGCGCGGTCTACAGTGCGACCAAGGGCGCGGTCGATGTGATCACAGGCGTACTCTCGCTGGAGCTCGGCTCCAAAGGTATTCGCGTGAACTCGCTGAACCCCGGCCTGGTCGAGACCGAAGGCACGCACACCGCGGGCTTTATCGGTTCGGACTTCGACAAGCAGCACGCGGCATCGGTGCCGTTTGGCCGCATCGGTCAGCCGCAGGACATCGCGGACGCGGCGGTCCTCCTCGCCTCGGACGAGTCCGGCTGGATCAACGGCCAGCTCATCAACGCAGCCGGCGGCGCTCGCTAA
- a CDS encoding TlpA disulfide reductase family protein codes for MARRLAVLAMMVVVLGALGFAGWHNYKQRQLAMQQTQQKIETLTKSSPEEANAEPDASGASLQGKPAPAFTLVDLSGKKVSLAQYRGHPVIVNFWATWCGPCKLEMPWFEEMNQKYKSKGLVILGLSQDDGTSADEIEKAVKKIGVTYTILQPDESVPKLYGGVDYLPETFYVDPKGDVVEETAGAPTKDEIEADIHKILPGA; via the coding sequence GTGGCGCGTCGGTTGGCAGTATTGGCGATGATGGTGGTGGTGCTGGGTGCGCTGGGGTTTGCGGGGTGGCACAACTATAAGCAGCGGCAGCTGGCGATGCAGCAGACGCAGCAGAAGATCGAGACGCTGACGAAGAGCTCCCCGGAGGAGGCGAACGCGGAGCCGGACGCGTCAGGAGCGAGCCTGCAGGGCAAGCCGGCACCGGCGTTTACGCTGGTGGACCTGAGCGGCAAGAAGGTGTCGCTGGCACAGTACCGTGGGCACCCTGTGATTGTGAACTTCTGGGCGACGTGGTGCGGGCCGTGCAAGCTGGAGATGCCGTGGTTCGAGGAGATGAACCAGAAGTACAAGAGCAAGGGGCTGGTGATTCTTGGGCTCTCGCAGGACGATGGCACCTCGGCTGACGAGATTGAGAAGGCCGTAAAGAAGATCGGCGTGACGTACACGATTCTGCAGCCGGATGAGAGCGTGCCGAAGCTCTATGGCGGAGTGGACTACCTGCCGGAGACGTTCTACGTGGACCCCAAGGGCGACGTCGTTGAAGAGACCGCGGGTGCGCCGACCAAGGACGAGATCGAAGCCGACATCCACAAGATTCTGCCGGGAGCGTGA
- a CDS encoding BON domain-containing protein, whose amino-acid sequence MRKFRLPAVGCLAFGLMYAGAVSNMAQAQTPAHGWSQDDGVRVVKEVQQRLRGLPDYDVFDWITFGVEGRTVVLHGFASRPSLKSEAASAVKGIAGVAAVENQIKVLPYSPNDDRVRAQVYNRIYTSPALSRYNANAGPLYRGLSVARMAGGITNDPPLGFHAIHIIVDNGHVALYGVVDNSGDSAMANIRANSAPGAFSVDNNLIVAGSKER is encoded by the coding sequence ATGAGAAAGTTCAGGTTGCCTGCTGTTGGTTGTTTAGCGTTTGGCCTGATGTATGCGGGTGCTGTATCCAACATGGCGCAGGCCCAAACTCCCGCGCATGGCTGGTCACAGGATGATGGTGTCCGCGTGGTCAAAGAGGTGCAGCAGAGGCTGCGGGGCCTTCCGGACTACGATGTCTTCGACTGGATCACGTTTGGCGTGGAGGGCAGGACGGTCGTGCTACATGGTTTCGCGTCGCGGCCCTCGTTGAAGAGTGAAGCCGCAAGCGCGGTGAAGGGCATTGCCGGTGTAGCCGCCGTGGAGAACCAGATCAAGGTGCTGCCCTATTCGCCGAATGACGACCGTGTCCGCGCGCAGGTTTACAACCGGATCTATACGTCGCCAGCGCTGAGCCGCTACAACGCCAACGCCGGCCCGCTATATCGCGGCCTCAGCGTGGCGCGTATGGCTGGCGGCATTACGAACGATCCGCCGCTGGGGTTTCATGCGATCCATATCATCGTCGATAACGGGCATGTGGCATTGTATGGTGTTGTGGACAATAGTGGTGACTCCGCGATGGCGAACATCCGCGCGAACTCTGCGCCGGGCGCCTTTAGCGTGGACAACAACCTGATCGTCGCTGGTTCCAAAGAACGATGA
- a CDS encoding protein-disulfide reductase DsbD domain-containing protein: MSTLKRFGVLAVVLLAGVLPAQEIQLGQPQVKGKDHVFLLSDAVDVPAGKPQDVELRFRVDDGFHINSHHPSDELLIPTVLTLQAASGYKVLGESYPAGVSFRLPIGAGETLNVYQGEFRVMLRLVVPKGESTLSGTLHYQACDNAACFPPRNLAVHVAVRGE, from the coding sequence GTGAGTACGTTGAAGAGGTTTGGAGTGTTGGCGGTGGTGTTGCTGGCGGGTGTGCTGCCGGCGCAGGAGATTCAGCTGGGGCAGCCGCAGGTGAAGGGCAAGGACCATGTGTTCCTGCTCTCGGACGCAGTGGATGTGCCGGCGGGCAAGCCGCAGGACGTGGAGCTGCGCTTCCGCGTTGACGATGGATTTCATATCAACTCGCATCATCCGTCCGATGAACTGCTGATTCCGACGGTGTTGACGTTGCAGGCGGCGAGCGGGTACAAGGTGCTGGGCGAGTCGTATCCGGCGGGTGTGTCGTTCCGTTTGCCGATTGGCGCGGGTGAGACGCTGAATGTGTACCAGGGCGAGTTTCGCGTGATGCTGCGGCTGGTGGTGCCGAAAGGAGAGTCCACGCTTAGCGGCACGCTGCACTACCAGGCCTGCGACAACGCTGCATGCTTTCCGCCGCGGAACCTGGCTGTGCATGTTGCGGTGCGGGGCGAGTAG
- the ftsH gene encoding ATP-dependent zinc metalloprotease FtsH translates to MNSTVKQLLIWVLTLGCLLLGWKFVATNMAANHNTQLSLTDMQKSAESNGIKSVTINGTEVTGKFTDASKGTFTTTIPQNDPDLYKDLKDHGVDVTIKDQQGSIWVNALFQFLPFVVLFGFILFMMRQMQSGGNKALSFGKNRARLLSMQQKKITFKDVAGVDEAKEELKEIIEFLREAQKFQRLGGRIPKGVLMVGPPGTGKTLLARAVAGEANVPFFSISGSDFVEMFVGVGASRVRDLFEQGKKNAPCIIFIDEIDAVGRHRGAGLGGGHDEREQTLNQLLVEMDGFESNDGVILIAATNRPDVLDPALLRPGRFDRRVVVDRPDIRGREEVLKVHSKKVPMAEDVNLNILARGTPGFSGADLANMVNEAALTAARFNRKAVHMYDFEVAKDKVLMGAERKSMMRSPEELKITAYHEAGHTLVSALRDHSDPLHKVTIIPRGMALGVTVYLPEEDQHTVTKEYLETRLAMMMGGRCAEEIFLQKMTTGAGNDIERSTELARRMVCEYGMSSLGPMTFGKKEQEVFLGRDIGQSRDFSDDTAKQIDAEIRRFVDEAYKSAYELLDNNHDIMHRMATALLERETLDAAEIKLIIAGQDLPPMKSSLASADGDGDVQKVLKPETGRKTGFGEGHVQA, encoded by the coding sequence TTGAATTCGACAGTCAAACAACTCTTGATCTGGGTACTGACCCTGGGCTGCCTGCTGCTGGGATGGAAGTTTGTTGCCACCAACATGGCCGCGAACCACAATACGCAGCTCAGCCTGACCGACATGCAGAAGTCTGCCGAGAGCAACGGCATCAAGTCGGTGACGATCAACGGGACTGAGGTGACGGGCAAGTTTACCGATGCCAGCAAAGGCACGTTCACTACCACGATCCCGCAGAACGATCCCGACCTCTACAAGGACCTGAAGGACCACGGTGTCGATGTCACCATCAAGGACCAGCAGGGAAGCATCTGGGTCAACGCCCTCTTCCAGTTTCTGCCGTTCGTGGTGCTGTTCGGCTTCATCCTGTTCATGATGCGGCAGATGCAGTCGGGTGGGAACAAGGCGCTCAGCTTCGGCAAAAACCGTGCGCGTCTGCTTTCGATGCAGCAGAAGAAGATCACCTTCAAGGACGTCGCCGGTGTGGACGAGGCGAAGGAAGAGCTGAAGGAGATCATTGAGTTCCTGCGTGAGGCGCAGAAGTTCCAGCGCCTTGGCGGGCGCATCCCCAAGGGCGTGCTGATGGTCGGGCCTCCGGGCACCGGCAAGACGCTGCTGGCCCGCGCTGTGGCCGGTGAGGCGAACGTTCCGTTCTTCTCGATCTCCGGTTCGGACTTCGTCGAGATGTTCGTCGGCGTCGGTGCGAGCCGCGTCCGCGATCTGTTCGAGCAGGGCAAGAAGAACGCCCCGTGCATCATCTTCATCGACGAGATCGACGCCGTTGGCCGTCACCGTGGCGCTGGCCTCGGCGGCGGACACGACGAGCGTGAGCAGACCCTGAACCAGCTTCTTGTCGAGATGGACGGCTTTGAGTCCAACGATGGCGTGATCCTGATTGCGGCTACAAACCGGCCTGATGTTTTGGATCCTGCCCTTTTGCGCCCGGGCCGTTTTGACCGCCGCGTCGTGGTCGATCGCCCTGATATCCGTGGCCGCGAGGAGGTGCTGAAGGTGCACTCCAAGAAGGTGCCGATGGCTGAGGACGTGAACCTGAACATCCTGGCTCGTGGCACACCGGGTTTCTCCGGCGCTGACCTTGCGAACATGGTGAACGAAGCTGCGTTGACCGCTGCGCGCTTCAATCGCAAGGCCGTGCACATGTACGACTTTGAGGTCGCCAAGGACAAGGTGCTGATGGGTGCCGAGCGCAAGAGCATGATGCGCAGCCCCGAAGAGCTGAAGATCACCGCGTATCACGAGGCGGGCCACACGCTGGTTTCGGCGTTGCGCGACCACTCCGATCCGCTGCACAAGGTAACGATCATTCCGCGCGGGATGGCGCTGGGCGTCACGGTCTACCTGCCCGAAGAGGACCAGCACACCGTCACCAAGGAGTATCTGGAGACGCGGCTGGCGATGATGATGGGCGGCCGGTGCGCCGAGGAGATCTTCCTGCAGAAGATGACCACGGGCGCTGGCAATGATATCGAGCGCTCCACCGAACTGGCACGCCGCATGGTGTGCGAGTACGGTATGAGCTCGCTTGGGCCCATGACCTTCGGCAAGAAGGAACAGGAGGTCTTCCTGGGACGTGATATCGGTCAGTCGCGAGACTTCTCCGACGACACCGCCAAGCAGATCGACGCGGAGATTCGCCGCTTTGTGGATGAGGCCTATAAGTCCGCTTACGAGCTGCTGGACAATAACCACGACATCATGCACCGCATGGCGACCGCCCTGCTGGAGCGTGAGACGCTGGATGCCGCGGAGATCAAGCTGATCATTGCCGGGCAGGACCTGCCGCCGATGAAGTCGTCGCTGGCCTCGGCCGATGGCGATGGTGACGTGCAGAAGGTGCTGAAGCCGGAGACGGGCCGCAAGACGGGCTTCGGCGAAGGCCACGTGCAGGCATAA
- a CDS encoding metalloregulator ArsR/SmtB family transcription factor: protein MAVTNAKQPEFTEDQLQLIAKALADPRRYEILKKLGGQRCATPCSTIRESVDVSAATLSHHMKELETAGLVRSEKDGKFVHYFLQQHVLRAYLDRLKTDLA, encoded by the coding sequence ATGGCTGTGACGAACGCGAAACAACCCGAGTTCACCGAAGATCAGCTCCAGCTGATCGCCAAGGCACTCGCCGACCCGCGCCGCTACGAGATCCTCAAAAAGCTCGGTGGCCAGCGTTGCGCCACGCCCTGCTCCACCATCCGCGAGAGTGTCGACGTCAGCGCAGCCACACTCTCACACCATATGAAGGAGCTGGAGACCGCCGGCCTCGTACGCTCGGAGAAGGACGGCAAGTTCGTCCACTACTTCCTGCAGCAGCACGTTCTGCGCGCGTATCTGGATCGTCTGAAGACTGACCTCGCTTAA
- a CDS encoding GNAT family N-acetyltransferase, protein MNTIRRATVEDAELITEHRHQMFADNKLATEERYAEMDTNFLPWVRERLADGRYVGLLLEDASTHQVVSACGIFYMDFPPHYHDPEPTRAYLLNFYTAPEDRGQGYAKVLLRAAIDECCARGVGLITLHASRFGKPIYEKFGFTLHNEYVFKTGCK, encoded by the coding sequence ATGAACACCATTCGCCGCGCCACCGTCGAAGACGCCGAGCTCATCACCGAGCACCGCCACCAGATGTTTGCCGACAACAAGCTCGCCACCGAAGAGCGCTACGCCGAGATGGACACCAACTTCCTGCCCTGGGTCCGCGAACGTCTCGCCGACGGCCGCTACGTCGGGCTGTTGCTAGAAGACGCCTCGACCCACCAGGTCGTCTCCGCCTGTGGCATCTTCTATATGGACTTCCCGCCGCACTACCACGACCCAGAGCCCACCCGCGCGTACCTGCTCAACTTCTACACCGCGCCCGAAGACCGCGGGCAGGGCTACGCCAAGGTCCTGCTCCGCGCCGCCATCGACGAGTGCTGCGCCAGGGGCGTCGGCCTCATCACCCTGCACGCCTCGCGCTTCGGCAAGCCCATCTACGAGAAGTTCGGCTTCACTCTGCACAACGAGTACGTCTTCAAGACCGGCTGCAAGTAA
- the ispD gene encoding 2-C-methyl-D-erythritol 4-phosphate cytidylyltransferase has protein sequence MSVFVILPAAGIGTRMASTTGGAPKQFLQLKGLPVLIHSLQAFLDVPRVSAIYVSVRDAEQQRVADLIAEHGLSGKVTVVTGGDTRQDSVANALAALPSTAEDDIVLVHDAVRPLIDSATISRTIDAIEKHGAAIVGTPAIDTIKQVERTADGALIVATIPRELIVLAQTPQGARVPLLRKAFSEAAADEFVGTDEASLLERAGVPVFVVQGHVRNFKVTQPGDLDIAEFYLAG, from the coding sequence ATGTCTGTCTTCGTAATCCTTCCCGCCGCCGGAATCGGCACCCGCATGGCCTCCACTACCGGTGGCGCGCCCAAGCAGTTTCTCCAGCTCAAAGGGCTGCCTGTCCTCATCCACTCGCTGCAGGCGTTTTTGGATGTGCCGCGCGTCTCGGCCATCTACGTCTCGGTGCGCGACGCCGAGCAGCAGCGCGTCGCCGACCTCATCGCCGAGCACGGCCTCTCCGGCAAAGTCACCGTCGTCACCGGAGGCGACACGCGCCAGGACTCCGTTGCCAACGCGCTCGCCGCGCTGCCCAGCACAGCGGAGGACGACATCGTCCTCGTCCACGACGCCGTGCGCCCGCTGATCGACTCAGCCACCATCTCGCGCACCATCGACGCCATCGAGAAGCACGGCGCGGCCATCGTCGGCACCCCGGCCATCGACACGATTAAGCAAGTCGAGCGCACCGCCGACGGCGCGCTCATCGTCGCCACCATCCCCCGCGAGCTGATCGTGCTCGCGCAGACCCCACAGGGCGCGCGCGTCCCGCTGCTGCGCAAGGCCTTCTCCGAAGCCGCAGCCGACGAGTTCGTAGGCACCGACGAGGCCAGCCTGCTCGAACGTGCCGGCGTCCCGGTCTTCGTCGTCCAGGGCCACGTCCGCAACTTCAAGGTCACCCAGCCAGGCGACCTCGATATCGCAGAGTTCTATCTGGCAGGTTGA
- a CDS encoding KpsF/GutQ family sugar-phosphate isomerase, which yields MSPAGLVRIEAAALEQLATRLEGAQRSHFDSLAATMVTAVQAGHRIVLTGVGKSGLIARKIAATLLSTGTPAAFLHPTEALHGDLGLCAAGDILLALSYSGASEELLRLLPVLPKLGVTLACFTGCLTSQLAAASQHVLDISVEREACAHQLAPTASTTAMLALGDALAIDVSLRLDFQPQHFAELHPGGALGRRLTPVRALMHTGDALPSVLPTATLPEIIHEISARRLGVTTVQLKGKLVGLLSDGDLRRLFEREGPEAFHRTAAEICNPEPRTIAPEPFASEALDLMEQHKITALIVTADGTRDTTVLGILHLHDILS from the coding sequence TTGAGCCCGGCTGGGCTGGTCCGCATTGAAGCCGCTGCGCTCGAACAGCTCGCCACCCGCCTCGAAGGCGCGCAGCGCTCTCACTTTGACTCCCTCGCTGCCACAATGGTTACAGCCGTCCAGGCGGGCCATCGCATCGTGCTCACCGGAGTCGGCAAAAGCGGCCTCATCGCCCGGAAGATCGCCGCCACGCTGCTCTCCACCGGCACTCCCGCGGCCTTCCTGCACCCGACAGAAGCCCTGCACGGCGACCTCGGCCTCTGCGCCGCCGGAGACATCCTCCTCGCCCTCAGCTACTCCGGCGCAAGCGAAGAGCTGCTGCGCCTTCTACCCGTTCTGCCGAAGCTCGGCGTAACACTGGCCTGCTTCACCGGCTGCCTCACCTCGCAGCTCGCTGCCGCCAGCCAGCATGTACTCGATATCTCCGTCGAACGCGAAGCCTGCGCGCATCAACTCGCACCCACCGCCTCCACCACCGCCATGCTCGCACTCGGCGACGCCCTCGCCATCGACGTCAGCCTCCGTCTCGACTTCCAGCCGCAGCACTTCGCCGAGCTCCACCCCGGCGGTGCGCTCGGCCGCCGCCTCACCCCCGTCCGCGCGCTCATGCACACCGGCGACGCCCTGCCCTCCGTACTCCCCACCGCCACGCTGCCCGAGATCATTCACGAGATCTCCGCGCGCCGCCTCGGCGTTACGACCGTTCAACTCAAAGGCAAGCTCGTCGGCCTGCTCTCCGATGGCGACCTCCGCCGCCTCTTCGAGCGCGAAGGCCCCGAAGCCTTCCACCGCACCGCCGCCGAGATCTGCAACCCCGAGCCGCGCACCATCGCCCCCGAACCCTTCGCATCCGAGGCCCTCGATCTGATGGAGCAGCACAAGATCACCGCGCTCATCGTCACAGCCGACGGCACCCGCGACACCACCGTGCTCGGCATCCTCCATCTGCACGACATCCTCAGCTGA
- the gltX gene encoding glutamate--tRNA ligase, translated as MTTETSAPASQDSRPTRVRIAPSPTGDPHVGTAYIGLLNYLFAKQRGGKFVLRIEDTDRTRFVSTSEQMIFDALKWIGLQWDEGPDVGGPYGPYRQSERTEIYREYVQRLLDNGTAYKSFETAEELEAMRQSQLAAKQPPRYNGAHRELTPAQIATFEAEGRPAVIRLKVPASGSTTFRDELRGEITFDHNNVDDQVLLKSDGFPTYHLANVIDDHLMQITDVIRAEEWISSTPKHVLLYKAFGWELPKFWHMPLLRNIDKSKISKRKNPVSLNYYRDSGYLPQAMLNFLGLMGGGMAQPTEQEIVSKGLNTKEGDIFSLAEMLEKYDFQRISLGGPVFDLVKLKWLNGEYIRKQSPDEFFATMRATIFSDEYLRAVAPLVQTRLETLGQFGDMTGFLFSDNVMPPESVWLPKKREAADTIKFAEEQLTALEAAAWDTVSIDAALKKLGEAQQWSVKENFMLLRAIISGSTQSPPLLESLVVFGKARTLDRVRRFITAQKQPKRS; from the coding sequence ATGACAACAGAGACCTCCGCCCCCGCTTCGCAAGACTCCCGCCCCACCCGCGTTCGCATCGCCCCCTCGCCAACCGGCGACCCGCACGTCGGCACCGCCTACATCGGCCTGCTGAACTACCTCTTCGCCAAGCAGCGAGGCGGCAAGTTCGTGCTGCGCATCGAGGACACCGACCGTACCCGCTTCGTCTCCACCAGCGAGCAGATGATCTTCGACGCGCTCAAGTGGATCGGCCTGCAGTGGGACGAGGGCCCAGACGTCGGTGGCCCCTACGGCCCCTATCGCCAGTCCGAGCGCACCGAGATCTACCGCGAGTACGTGCAGCGCCTGCTCGACAACGGCACCGCCTACAAGTCCTTCGAGACCGCCGAAGAACTCGAAGCGATGCGCCAGTCGCAGCTCGCCGCCAAGCAGCCGCCGCGTTACAACGGCGCGCACCGCGAGCTCACGCCCGCACAGATCGCCACGTTCGAAGCCGAAGGCCGCCCGGCTGTGATCCGCCTGAAGGTGCCCGCCAGCGGCAGCACTACCTTCCGCGACGAACTGCGCGGCGAGATCACCTTCGACCACAACAACGTCGACGACCAGGTGCTGCTCAAGTCCGACGGCTTCCCCACCTACCACCTCGCTAACGTCATCGACGACCACCTGATGCAGATCACAGACGTCATCCGCGCCGAGGAGTGGATCAGCAGCACACCGAAACACGTGCTGCTCTATAAAGCTTTCGGGTGGGAGCTGCCGAAGTTCTGGCACATGCCCCTGTTGCGCAACATCGACAAGTCGAAGATCTCCAAGCGCAAAAATCCGGTCTCGCTCAACTACTATCGCGACTCCGGCTACCTGCCGCAGGCGATGCTCAACTTCCTCGGCCTGATGGGCGGCGGCATGGCGCAGCCCACCGAGCAGGAGATCGTCAGCAAGGGCCTCAATACCAAGGAAGGCGATATCTTCTCGCTCGCCGAGATGCTCGAGAAGTACGACTTCCAGCGCATCTCACTCGGTGGCCCGGTCTTCGACCTGGTCAAGCTGAAGTGGCTCAACGGTGAGTACATCCGCAAGCAGTCGCCCGACGAGTTCTTCGCAACGATGCGCGCGACCATCTTCTCCGACGAGTACCTCCGCGCCGTCGCGCCACTCGTGCAGACACGCCTCGAAACCCTCGGCCAGTTCGGCGACATGACAGGCTTCCTCTTCTCCGACAACGTCATGCCACCCGAATCCGTGTGGCTGCCCAAGAAGCGCGAGGCTGCAGACACGATCAAGTTCGCTGAAGAGCAGCTCACCGCGCTCGAAGCCGCAGCCTGGGATACGGTCAGCATCGACGCCGCACTGAAAAAGCTCGGCGAAGCCCAGCAGTGGAGCGTAAAAGAGAACTTCATGCTGCTGCGCGCCATCATCAGTGGCAGCACGCAATCGCCGCCACTGCTGGAGAGCCTGGTCGTCTTCGGCAAGGCGCGCACGTTGGACCGCGTACGGCGGTTCATCACCGCTCAGAAGCAGCCAAAACGCAGCTAG